The nucleotide sequence AATAAGCATACTTAAAATAACTAAGTACTAATAAGTTCACACAAACGCTAATAGTAACCCCTATTTTGCGTCGGCGCTCTTCTTGTTGATTATAGATATAATGCCCCAAATAAAAGTCAGTAACAGTACTAAATACCAATAACAATACAAAAAGCCCACTTGCCTTGTAATAGAAGTAAAAGCTGGCAAGCAACAAAAACAAGTTGCGCACGTGCTTACGCTTATAGATGAGCACAAACACCGCATATACTAAAGCAAAGAATATCCAAAAGTCTATCCGTACAAAAGTAAGTGGGTGAGCCGACTCAAAGGTAAAGAAGTTTTTAAAGAAATCTATCATAGCTATTATTGCACTGTGGCAAGGTCGTTAAGTAGGCATTGGTAAAACACTTCCGAAATTAGTTTAGTCCCTTGTGGCGTAAAGTGTACGTAATCCGAAACAGCCATTCCTTTTTTCACCCACGCTGTCATCGAGTTTTCTCCTCCCATTGCTTCAAAGATACTAAAATAAGCAATCCCATTTTTCAAGGCTTCTTCCTTCATCAGTTTGTTCATTTTCGGCACAAAAGGATAGGTGATGAGTTGTCCATTACTCGAAGTTGTCATATCTCCAGGGCCTAAAAGCATAAACATTGCATTGGGATTGGCTCGCTTTACCCATTTGATATTAAATATCAACGCGTTTACATACTCCTGAAGCTGTTGGTCTGTTTTCATATAGGGGATTGTATTTCCTCCGTACTGAAAGATAAATATATCGGGTTTACGGTCAGCACTCATCTGTCTGAAATGCTCGTAATTCATACGTGTAAATATACGTCCTGCTTCCCCTCGCATCGCTACGTTATCCATTCGTACCCCTGACGACGCATCAAGAGTAATCCCATAAAAATCCGGACTTATCTTGCCTTCCAATTCCACTTTTAGCTCCTTAGGAGTAGATGCGAAATTGAGCTTATAATTATGGTATTTACCATCTGAGATAAGAGTATCTATTCTTAGAATATTCCCGTCCTGATACACACGTATCTTCACTTTTGCCATCGCATTGCCATAATGCAACCCAAAGCGCGTGTAGTTTCTTAAACGTGCATACGATTTGTCCGAAGGCTTAATCGTAAAGCTGGCTTTTGCTACGGGTAAGGCAGTCGTATCAGCAGTATTGCTCACATAATTAGTAAAACGTGAGAAGGTAGAGAACAAACCATACTTATCGTGCGCTACCGTTTTGCGTTGTTTGCGGTCGAAGAAAGCGTAGCGCGTCCAGTTAGGCGAAGCAATAATGTCCACACTGTTCTGGCTGTACACTACTTTTATAGGGATAAAACCCGGTCCTCCACCAGTATATGCCAATTGCAATCGGTTGCGCACATAGCCGGTGATACGGTCTCCTTCTATTTGCGAATCACCATAATGCACTATTTGGCAGGTAGGCTGACACAGTTTCTCTTTAAGTCTTCTGATATAATCCGTATGATTCCCCGGGTAATATATTTTCCCTTCTATATTGGTTTCCGAAGTTTGTACCGTATCCTTAACAATAGTATCCTTTTTTGCTAAATTTTCGGTTTTTTCGTCTACAATGGTTTTAGTATCTTTAATAAGTTCGTCTACTTTATTATTTTCCTCTTCCCCTTTAAAGAGCATTCCCAATATATCAGGGGTCGGATAGCGCAACATCGCGTCACCAAACACTATACCCCCCCGCACCATTCCTTTGGCGGTGGTGTGATAACTGCTGAAAAGGGTCATTGTAAAGAGGGCTACCAGCACCCCCACAATAAAGAGTAAGATTTTTTTAGGTTGCATAACTTAACTCATTAATAATTCCCACTCGGTCATTAAATCTTCCAACTGCTGTTTTTTCTGTTCGTATTCCTTGTAAAAAGCATCGTTCTGTACGCCTTGTCCCATCTGCTCATTCATCGCTTTAAGCGCTTCTTCAAGAGCGGTAATGTTCTTCTCTATCTTGTTGAGCTTATTCTGAATGGCTTTCTGCTGTTTCTGTTCCTCAAACGAGAGTTTTTCTTCTTTCTGCGGTTCTTTTTCTACCTGTACAGGAGTGCTTTTGCTCTGCTGTTCTATCTCTCTAAAATTAACGGCAGCACGTTGTTCGAGGAAGAAATCGATGTCCCCAAGATATTCTTTCAGATGTTTGTTCTTAAACTCGTATACCTTATCGGTGAGCCCTTGCAAGAAATCGCGGTCGTGCGACACAATAATGAGCGTCCCTTCAAATTGCTGTAAGGCTTGTTTGAGTACGTTCTTCGATTTGATATCCAAGTGGTTCGTAGGCTCGTCCATCACCATTACGTTAAAGTCCGAAAGGAGCATCTTTGCCAATGCCAAACGGTTGCGCTCCCCTCCCGAAAGTACTTTCACTTTCTTGTCTACCTCATCGCCACGGAAGAGAAAAGCCCCAAGTATATCGCGTATTTTAGTGCGATTGCTGTCGTTAGCTGCATTAAACATCGTATCAAGCACGGTGAGTTCTCCATCTAAGTAGTCGGCTTGGTTCTGAGCAAAGTAAGCCAACTGTACATTGTGCCCCAGCCTGATAGTTCCTTCATAGGGTATTTCGCCCACTATCATCTTGGCGAGGGTCGTTTTCCCCTGTCCGTTTTGTCCCACAAAAGCTACTTTGCTGCCTCGTTCTATAAGCAAACTCACGTGGCTGAGCACCTCTTTTTCACCATAACTTTTCGATACATCGTCTATTTCCAGCACCACCTTCCCTGGCGTTACCGATACGGGGAAACGCACGTTCATCACCGCATTGTCTTCCTCGTCTACCTCTATGCGCTCTATCTTGTCCAACTTCTTGATAAGCGACTGTGCCATTGAGGCTTTGGTAGCTTTGGCGCGGAATTTTTCGATGAGCTTTTCAGTGTGTTGTATCTTCTTTTCTTGGTTCTTTTGTGAGGCGAGTTGCAGTTCGCGCATCTCTTTTCTCAGTTCCAAAAACTGAGTGTAAGGCTTCGGGTAATCGTATATTTTGCCTATCGAAATCTCAATCGTCCGATTGGTCACATTGTCTAAAAACATTCTGTCGTGCGATACAATTACCACCGCCCCGCTATAAGTAGAGAGGAACTGTTCTAACCAAATAATCGACTCTATATCCAAGTGGTTCGTAGGCTCGTCCAATAGCAATATATCGTTGTTCTGCAACAGCAGTTTTGCCAACTCTATACGCATACGCCACCCGCCCGAAAAGCTGTCGGTGAGCTTGTCGAAATCAGTCCGCTCAAAGCCCAACCCCAATAGCACTTTCTCGGTTTCTCCTTGGTATTGGTATCCCCCTATAAGGTCAAAACGATGCGTATAGTCGCTGAGTTTATCAAGCAAATCGTGGTACGCCTCGCTCTCGTAATCAGTGCGGGTTTCTATCTGGTGATGAATATCGTCCAACTGACGTTCCAAAGCCTTAATCTCAGTAAATGCCTGATAGGCTTCTTCCAAAATGGTACGTCCTTTCACAAAATCAATATCCTGTTTCAGAAATCCGATGCGTACATCTTTATCGGTAGCAATGCCTCCGGTATCGGGTTTAAGTTCGCGTGAAAGCAATTTGAGCATCGTCGATTTCCCCGCTCCGTTCTTGCCAATAAGCCCCACACGGTCGCCCGCATTCAGCATAAAAGCAACGTCCTCAAAGAGGTACTCGCCCTGAAAAGAAACAGATAGGTTGTGAACGTTCAGCATATGATATTCGTTATTCCGGGCGCAAAAGTACAAAACTATAAGTAATTAGCAATAAATAATGCCTAATTATTAGGTAAAATCAGTACAACCCTTCACAAAAAATCCCCAATCACTAAAATCAAATCTCAAAATTCACAGCATTTTTCACTGCCTTACCTTCACCCACCGCTCATTATCTCTTCATTCATCACCCTGTCTTTCTTCACCTTTCCGTCACCACATTCCCCTTTTTCCGTCATACTCTCCCCTAGTGCCTATGGCCTAAGGCCTAGTGCCTCTTCCTCTTTCTTTCGCCTCGAAACCCCGTTTTTAACATTTTTCGCCTTGTTTTATTATGCTATGAATCAACTTTTTACATACCCTTTCTATACCAATCGTCCAAGATTCGTATAAGCTTCCTATAAGCTCTCTATAAGCTACCCCCACCCTTCTCATAGCCTTTTTTCATCAAAATTCCTCTCAGCCCTCTTCCGTTCTTCTCCGTTTCCTTCCGATAGCTCAGATATGTCACTTTTGCGGTATACACTTTGCCAAAGTTTTTGCCTATGCGGCTCGCACCTTTGGCAAAGTTAATCCTTTTCGCTGGCGCGTTTCTTGTAGCCTCCATCTCATTTGCTAATTTCCAAATTTTCTCATTTCCAAATTTGCTAATTCCCCCTGCCAGTGTGGCTCGCACCTCATTTCCAAATTTCCAAATTTGTCCATTTGCTAATTACTTCGTACCTTTGCACTTTCATTACCTATCACCTAATTAAAATGAACACTCTTAAACAATATAACACGGTTATTGAACAATGCCGTAGGCTCTTTATCAACAAGATGAAAGACTATGGCTGTGCCTGGCGTATCTTGCGCCTCCCTTCTCTTACTGACCAGATTCTCATCAAAGCACAACGCATTCGAGGGCTACAAGAGAATACCGAGCATAAAATCGATGAAGACGAGACAGCCGAGTTTATAGGCATCATCAACTACGCCCTGATGGCTCTTATTCAAATAGATAAAGGAGTAGCTACCCAACCCGACCTTAGTCTCGAAGAGGCAACGGCTCTATACGACGCCAAAGTTGCCGAAGCACGCTCCCTTATGGAAGCTAAAAACCACGATTATGGCGAGGTGTGGCGCGAAATGCGGGTGAGCTCTCTTACCGACCTTATCCTGCAAAAGCTCTTGCGTGTAAAACAAATTGAAGATAATAAAGGAAAAACATTAGTAAGTGAAGGTATTGATGCTAATTATCAAGATATGATAAACTATGCAGTGTTTGCTCTCATACATTTAAACAATCAACATAACAACTAAATAACAACTTATATGAAATATCTTATCCAGCTTTGTCGCATATTATTAGGTGTTACTTTTATCATCAGTGGAATGATAAAACTCAATGACCCAATGGGCTTTTCATTTAAATTGGAAGACTATTTTGCTCCCGATGTGCTCAATATGCCTTTTTTTGTACCATACACTTTAACTTTTGCCATTTTGGTATGTATTTTCGAAGTAGTTTTGGGGGTAACCTTATTGGTAGGCTATAAAAAGAAGCTCACTTTGTGGCTTTTGCTGGCTATGTTAGTATTCTTCGGCTTCCTCACCTTCTATTCGGCTTATTTTCACAAAGTAACTGATTGTGGTTGTTTTGGTGATGCTATCAAATTTACACCTTGGCAATCGTTTACCAAAGATATGGTACTATTAGTTTTAGCTCTCATCGTCTTTTGGGGGCAAAAATATGTACAACCCATTACCAAAGGCAATTTACCTTTATTAATTACAGTAATCTCTGTGCTTTTCTGCATATGCTTTGTATATTACGTGTACAATCACTTACCCATAAAAGATTTTCGCCCATATAAGATAGGAACAAATATCCCCAAAGGTATGGAATTACCGCCCAATGCCGTTACTTATTATTGGACTTTCAAAGTAAACGGCAAAGAAAAAGTGATTGTAACTAAAGATGCAAGTTTCCCAAAAGTAGATGGTGAATATGTAAGCTCTACCTCTACTACCGAATTGCCTCCTATACACGATTTTTATATTCAAGATAAAGATAGAGAAACAGACTATTTGCCACAATTTATGGCAGAAGAAAAGCTCTTGATGGTAGTTTCTTATCGCCTCGACCTTGCTAACCAAGAGGCTTTTAAGGCTATCAAAACAGTAACCGATAAAGCTCTTAAAAACGGTTATACCGTGATAGGTCTTACCTCACAAATGGAGAAAGCTCCTTATATTGTAAAGAAATACGAACTCAATTTCAACTTTTATTATAACGATGCTACTACCCTCAAAACAATGATACGTTCTAATCCTGGACTTATAGTGCTTTCCAAGGGTACTATCATCGATAAAAAGCATTATAACGACAGCGAAAAATTACCAATTGATAAATAACATACCTTTTACTCACATTTCTAGCTATCGCTGGTTTTACCTTTTATCTCTTATCTTTTACCTAAAAACGTGTGGCGTAAAGTAAATACCGATTATCAGAATTATTTGCGATTACAACGTGGTTTATCGCAGAATACTGTTGTGTCTTATGGCTTAGATATTGAGAAACTCATAGGGTATTTGGAAAAATACAATATCACTGAACCCCCCGATACTATTCAAGTAGATACCTTGCGCCAGTTCGTATACGAAGTTTCCAAAGAACTCAACGCACGTTCACAAGCCCGACTCATATCGGCTTTAAAGAGTTTTTTTAAGTTTATGATTTCTGAGAAAGGACGTGAAGACTTTCCTATGAGCCTTATCGACAGCCCTAAAATAGGCGTGAAACTCCCCGATACACTTTCCTTAAAAGAAATAGATGCTATGCTCGCCTCTATAGACCTCAGCACCGATGAGGGGCATCGTAATAAAGCTATTATAGAAACGCTTTACGGTTGTGGATTGCGAGTGTCGGAATTGGTCTCTCTCCGTCTATCCGACTTGTTTTTTGAAGAAGATTTCATTAGAGTAATGGGGAAAGGTAGTAAACAGCGCTTAGTGCCTATTGAAAGCTATACGCAGAAACAAATTAACAATTATATCAATAACCAGCGCAAACAATTAAAGATAGCAAAAGGTCACGAAGATTACGTTTTCCTAAACAGAAGAGGGAAACAACTTACTCGCGCAATGATATTTACTATTGTAAGACAAGTAGCTGAAAACATAGGATTACAGAAGACCATTAGCCCACATACTTTCAGACATTCTTTTGCAACACACCTATTGGAGAACGGTGCGAATCTGCGTGCCATACAGATGATGTTAGGTCACGAGAATATTACTACCACAGAAATATACGTACACGTAGAGAAGTCATATTTGAGGGAAGCTTTGGTGAAATACCACCCACGCCATAAAATGAGCTTTACCCAATAGCCTATTACGTCATCACTCTATTACAAACAGATGAGTGAAGTTTTATCTTATTAGTTTTTTAACTATAGGTCTTCAAAATCAAGGTCTTTGTAAACACCATTACTATTGCTTACGCCTTCCAAGCGTTCATTGTAATAGTTCTTTTTAAAGTCTTTTTGATGACGTTCAGAAATTACCTCCTCTCCTTTTTCATCAAAAACATAGTTAGTCATTTCGTTTAAAATATCTTTAAACATTTCAAAATCCTCTTTATACAGATAGATTTTGTGCTTTTTGTAATGAAAAGAACCATCATCGTGAGTAAACTTCTTACTTTCGGTAATAGTCAAGTAATAATCATTAGCACGCGTTGCTCTTACATCAAAAAAATAGGTGCGTCTGCCTGCTCTTAAAACTTTTGAGAATATCTCCTCATTGTCTAATATTTCTTTTTCTTCCATCGTTATGTACGTATTTTTAAATCATTCTGTCGGCAAAAGTCTTCATTTTTTATAGCAAGTGCAAATATTTATAGTATGAATTTTACTTTATTTCCTTATTTTAGTATAATTTTAAGGTTTCACACTTGAAAAAGACTACTAACCATAATTTTATCAAAAGAATATCACTTAAAATTTACCAATTAACTTCGCCAACACCTTCTCCTTCATCTTAGCTTCGCTTTACCTTCGTCTTAGGTTCAAATAAGCCCTTTCTTTCAGCCTAATTAGGCACTACTTCCTTATCCTATTACGACTTCTCTCCCTTCAACTACTATTTCAAAATCTCCTTCCGGACGCTCTTTTACGTATTGTATTTTACGAATTTTGGTGAGGTAACTGTGCTGTGCAATGGCACGCTTCTCGTCATCGGCGATAACGGATACAATTTCACGTTCAGGATAA is from Capnocytophaga ochracea DSM 7271 and encodes:
- a CDS encoding BT_3928 family protein; the encoded protein is MKYLIQLCRILLGVTFIISGMIKLNDPMGFSFKLEDYFAPDVLNMPFFVPYTLTFAILVCIFEVVLGVTLLVGYKKKLTLWLLLAMLVFFGFLTFYSAYFHKVTDCGCFGDAIKFTPWQSFTKDMVLLVLALIVFWGQKYVQPITKGNLPLLITVISVLFCICFVYYVYNHLPIKDFRPYKIGTNIPKGMELPPNAVTYYWTFKVNGKEKVIVTKDASFPKVDGEYVSSTSTTELPPIHDFYIQDKDRETDYLPQFMAEEKLLMVVSYRLDLANQEAFKAIKTVTDKALKNGYTVIGLTSQMEKAPYIVKKYELNFNFYYNDATTLKTMIRSNPGLIVLSKGTIIDKKHYNDSEKLPIDK
- a CDS encoding SGNH/GDSL hydrolase family protein; translated protein: MQPKKILLFIVGVLVALFTMTLFSSYHTTAKGMVRGGIVFGDAMLRYPTPDILGMLFKGEEENNKVDELIKDTKTIVDEKTENLAKKDTIVKDTVQTSETNIEGKIYYPGNHTDYIRRLKEKLCQPTCQIVHYGDSQIEGDRITGYVRNRLQLAYTGGGPGFIPIKVVYSQNSVDIIASPNWTRYAFFDRKQRKTVAHDKYGLFSTFSRFTNYVSNTADTTALPVAKASFTIKPSDKSYARLRNYTRFGLHYGNAMAKVKIRVYQDGNILRIDTLISDGKYHNYKLNFASTPKELKVELEGKISPDFYGITLDASSGVRMDNVAMRGEAGRIFTRMNYEHFRQMSADRKPDIFIFQYGGNTIPYMKTDQQLQEYVNALIFNIKWVKRANPNAMFMLLGPGDMTTSSNGQLITYPFVPKMNKLMKEEALKNGIAYFSIFEAMGGENSMTAWVKKGMAVSDYVHFTPQGTKLISEVFYQCLLNDLATVQ
- a CDS encoding PUR family DNA/RNA-binding protein → MEEKEILDNEEIFSKVLRAGRRTYFFDVRATRANDYYLTITESKKFTHDDGSFHYKKHKIYLYKEDFEMFKDILNEMTNYVFDEKGEEVISERHQKDFKKNYYNERLEGVSNSNGVYKDLDFEDL
- a CDS encoding ABC-F family ATP-binding cassette domain-containing protein, which translates into the protein MLNVHNLSVSFQGEYLFEDVAFMLNAGDRVGLIGKNGAGKSTMLKLLSRELKPDTGGIATDKDVRIGFLKQDIDFVKGRTILEEAYQAFTEIKALERQLDDIHHQIETRTDYESEAYHDLLDKLSDYTHRFDLIGGYQYQGETEKVLLGLGFERTDFDKLTDSFSGGWRMRIELAKLLLQNNDILLLDEPTNHLDIESIIWLEQFLSTYSGAVVIVSHDRMFLDNVTNRTIEISIGKIYDYPKPYTQFLELRKEMRELQLASQKNQEKKIQHTEKLIEKFRAKATKASMAQSLIKKLDKIERIEVDEEDNAVMNVRFPVSVTPGKVVLEIDDVSKSYGEKEVLSHVSLLIERGSKVAFVGQNGQGKTTLAKMIVGEIPYEGTIRLGHNVQLAYFAQNQADYLDGELTVLDTMFNAANDSNRTKIRDILGAFLFRGDEVDKKVKVLSGGERNRLALAKMLLSDFNVMVMDEPTNHLDIKSKNVLKQALQQFEGTLIIVSHDRDFLQGLTDKVYEFKNKHLKEYLGDIDFFLEQRAAVNFREIEQQSKSTPVQVEKEPQKEEKLSFEEQKQQKAIQNKLNKIEKNITALEEALKAMNEQMGQGVQNDAFYKEYEQKKQQLEDLMTEWELLMS
- a CDS encoding DUF1599 domain-containing protein; translated protein: MNTLKQYNTVIEQCRRLFINKMKDYGCAWRILRLPSLTDQILIKAQRIRGLQENTEHKIDEDETAEFIGIINYALMALIQIDKGVATQPDLSLEEATALYDAKVAEARSLMEAKNHDYGEVWREMRVSSLTDLILQKLLRVKQIEDNKGKTLVSEGIDANYQDMINYAVFALIHLNNQHNN
- the xerD gene encoding site-specific tyrosine recombinase XerD, with amino-acid sequence MWRKVNTDYQNYLRLQRGLSQNTVVSYGLDIEKLIGYLEKYNITEPPDTIQVDTLRQFVYEVSKELNARSQARLISALKSFFKFMISEKGREDFPMSLIDSPKIGVKLPDTLSLKEIDAMLASIDLSTDEGHRNKAIIETLYGCGLRVSELVSLRLSDLFFEEDFIRVMGKGSKQRLVPIESYTQKQINNYINNQRKQLKIAKGHEDYVFLNRRGKQLTRAMIFTIVRQVAENIGLQKTISPHTFRHSFATHLLENGANLRAIQMMLGHENITTTEIYVHVEKSYLREALVKYHPRHKMSFTQ